The sequence GAACCGCGCCGACAGCACCACCGTGTCGCCCGGGTGCAGCCGGATGGAGCGGTGCTCGTCGAAGGCGATCCGGTGGAGCACGGAGAGGGGCTCCCCCTGGCTCCCGGTGGTGAGGAAACAGAGCCGGTCGTCGGCCACGTCCCGCCAGCTCTGGCCGTCCGTCATCACGTCGTGAGGAAGGCGCAGGTAGCCCAGGTCCGAGGCGATGCCCGAGTTGTTGATGATGCTCCGCCCGCTGAGCACCAGCTTGCGCCCGAAATCCGCCGCCACCTCCGCCACCTGCTGGATGCGCGGGATGTGCGAGGCGAAAGTGGCGATGAAGACGCGGCCCGGGCTGGACGCGAAGATGCTCCGGAGCCCCTGCCCGACGCTGCGCTCCGAAGGCGTGGTGCCCCGGCTCTCGACGTTGGTGGAGTCCGACAGCAGCATGAGGACGCCGCGGTCGCCGTAGGCCGCGAAGCGGTGGAAGTCGAAGTTCTCCCCCGCCACCGGAGTGTTGTCGATCTTGAAATCGCCGCTATGGACGACGATGCCCACCGGCGTCTCGATGGCCAGGGCGACGCAATCCACCAGGCTGTGGGTGACCGGAATCCCCTCGATCGTGAAGGGACCCACGGAGAAGCGCTCGCCCGGGACCATCTCCACCAGCTCCGTGGCCTCCTCGAGCCGGTGCTCGCGCAGCTTGTGACGCACGAAGCCCAGAGTGAGGCGCGTGCCGAAAACCGGCACCGGACAGTGCCGGAGGACGTAGGGCAAGGCGCCGATGTGGTCCTCGTGGGCGTGGGTGAGGATGATCGCCCGGGGCATCTTGCCCTGCTCCGTGAGGTAGCCGATGTCGGGAATGACGAGGTCGATGCCCAGTTGGTCGGGGCTCGGGAACATGACGCCGCAGTCCACCACGATGATGTCATCGCCCCATTCGAGCGCCAGCATGTTGCTGCCGAACTCGCCCAGTCCTCCCAGGGGTATGATTCTCAAGGAGTCCATTTACTGGGCCTGCCAGGTCCGGCAGCCTTCGGCCGGGTCCGGTTCGTGCCGCGGCGCCAGCCGCGCGGCGATGGCCTCGCGGACGCGCTCCATCTGCCCGCGTGAACGGTCGTCATGAGTCTCGGCGGCGATGGCCTCGCCGATGTGGACCTCCACCTGGCCGGACCGGAGGCGCCAATCGCCCGGCGGCATCAGGACACCCGACCCGATGACGGTGACGGGCACGATGGGCGCGCCGGCCGTCTCTGCCAGGCGGAAGCCGCCGCGCTTGAAGGGCAGCAGCTCGCCGTCGGTGCTGCGCGTGCCCTCGGGGAACACCACCACGGAGATTCCCCGCGCGAGCTTGTCGCGGGCGTTTTCCATCGCCGCCACCATGTCCTTGGAGCGGGTGCGCTTGACCAGGACGTGCTTGGACGCCCACAGCGCCCAGCCGAAGAACGGGACGCGCAGCAGCTCGCGCTTCGCCATCCAGCGCAACTGGATCGGCGCCAGCGCCTGCACCAGCACCGGAATGTCGATGTTGCTCTGGTGGTTGGCCATGAAGACGTAGGCCCGGGCCGGGTCCAGGTCCCCGGTCCGGCGTACCCGTACGGCCACGCCGCCGGTCTTGAGAATGCACCAGGACCAGAAACGGAATAACGGATAGACACGCCTGCCGTAGGGATCGGCGAGTCCGAGGATAATGATGGGAATGCTTTCCAGAAGGCTTAGGCCGAGAATCAGGGCCAGCTTGAGCGTGTACATGCGCTTGAAGGCGAATCCGACGAGCTTGGGAGCGGCCCGAAGCCCACAGTGCCTTTATTTTAGGGGATACGGCCGGTGAATGCAAAGTTGCCGGCCCGGACACCACGCTAGAGTTTGATCTTCTCCGCGTAAAGACCCTTGACGAAGCCGCCCTTGTCCAGCCGCTTCAGCGTGTCCAGCTCCAGGAAGCGTTGCGGGTCGAGCCGGCGCGCGCGCTCGTCCGTCACCGCCACCGCGTCGATGAGCGCCTGCACCCCCTCGATGCGCGGGACCGGCAGCGGTTCCAGGCGTTGCGCCAGCGCATTGTACGTGCCCGGGAGGGTCGCGCCCTGGGCCAGGGTCACGTACTTGTCGATGATGCGCATGGTGTCGGCGCGTTCGGCGAGGAAGTGCTGGATGCCGTTGAGGTAGGCCATGAGGAAACGCCGCAGCTCGTTGGGGCGGCGCTCGACGAAGGAACGGCTGGTCACCAGCAGGTCGGTGGTCAGGTGGACCTGGCCGAGGTCGAGCACCTTGATGCCCCAGTGCTGGACTTGCGCCGCCACGCTCCGCACCAGCGGCGCGGCCTGAACGACGTTGCGAAAAAGAGCCGCGGCCCTTTGGGGAGAGAAGCCGATGGGCACCATCTCCACGTCCTCCACCGGGTTCAGTCCCGCGCGCCTCAATAGAATCCGCGCGATCAGGTCGGACTTGCGCCCCAGGTTCGACACCGCGACCTTCTTGCCCTTGAGCTGGGCGAGGTCATCCACGTACGAGGCCACGCCGAAATGGTAGTTCTCGGGACTCGCGTGGCCGCCGACGAACACCAGGTCGGCGCCGCCGCTGATGGCCTCCAGCGTGGGCATCACGTCCTCGGAGGCCACGAAGATATCCACCCCCAGCAGGCTCTGCACGCCGCCCGCGGTGGCACCGTCGATGTACACGGGATCGATGTCGAGGCCGTACTTGGCGAAGAGCTCCGTGTCCCGGGCAATCCAGGTGACCACGGTGCCGGCACCGAAGCCGGCGAAGGCCACGCGAACCGTCCTGGAGTCGGCCGCGGAAGCGACGGAAACGACGGTCAGCACCGCGACGGCCGCTGCCGCAAGCACACTCAGGAATCGACGGAACATGAGCCCCTCCCCGCGGCCGGCAATGAGCGGAGCACCCGCGCCGTCCG is a genomic window of Deltaproteobacteria bacterium containing:
- a CDS encoding ribonuclease J, whose product is MDSLRIIPLGGLGEFGSNMLALEWGDDIIVVDCGVMFPSPDQLGIDLVIPDIGYLTEQGKMPRAIILTHAHEDHIGALPYVLRHCPVPVFGTRLTLGFVRHKLREHRLEEATELVEMVPGERFSVGPFTIEGIPVTHSLVDCVALAIETPVGIVVHSGDFKIDNTPVAGENFDFHRFAAYGDRGVLMLLSDSTNVESRGTTPSERSVGQGLRSIFASSPGRVFIATFASHIPRIQQVAEVAADFGRKLVLSGRSIINNSGIASDLGYLRLPHDVMTDGQSWRDVADDRLCFLTTGSQGEPLSVLHRIAFDEHRSIRLHPGDTVVLSARFIPGNEKIISNLINHLYKGGAQVHYERTSDIHVSGHASQEELKTMLQLTRPRYFVPLHGEYRQLCKHVELARAVGIPADNCFLLENGDVLELDGEDAWRVEPVSTGKVFVDGKGVGDVEDIVIRDRRHLSEDGLVVVAMAVHPRTGEVTAGPDLLARGVMRSEEEEDVLGTAKDALWAYLDGCGSETRMDSVELKEGIRRSLRRFFEKRLHRRPVIVPYIMEM
- a CDS encoding lysophospholipid acyltransferase family protein, translated to MYTLKLALILGLSLLESIPIIILGLADPYGRRVYPLFRFWSWCILKTGGVAVRVRRTGDLDPARAYVFMANHQSNIDIPVLVQALAPIQLRWMAKRELLRVPFFGWALWASKHVLVKRTRSKDMVAAMENARDKLARGISVVVFPEGTRSTDGELLPFKRGGFRLAETAGAPIVPVTVIGSGVLMPPGDWRLRSGQVEVHIGEAIAAETHDDRSRGQMERVREAIAARLAPRHEPDPAEGCRTWQAQ
- a CDS encoding ABC transporter substrate-binding protein, which codes for MFRRFLSVLAAAAVAVLTVVSVASAADSRTVRVAFAGFGAGTVVTWIARDTELFAKYGLDIDPVYIDGATAGGVQSLLGVDIFVASEDVMPTLEAISGGADLVFVGGHASPENYHFGVASYVDDLAQLKGKKVAVSNLGRKSDLIARILLRRAGLNPVEDVEMVPIGFSPQRAAALFRNVVQAAPLVRSVAAQVQHWGIKVLDLGQVHLTTDLLVTSRSFVERRPNELRRFLMAYLNGIQHFLAERADTMRIIDKYVTLAQGATLPGTYNALAQRLEPLPVPRIEGVQALIDAVAVTDERARRLDPQRFLELDTLKRLDKGGFVKGLYAEKIKL